From a single Rutidosis leptorrhynchoides isolate AG116_Rl617_1_P2 chromosome 5, CSIRO_AGI_Rlap_v1, whole genome shotgun sequence genomic region:
- the LOC139848484 gene encoding uncharacterized protein has product MKILSLNVRGFAVEGKFGWVKELCGSEKPCIAAVQETKCNTVGDYWVESLWGNGNFGYIQKEVVGNSGGLLLVWDTCSFEATDAMGNEFFLAIKGKWKASGQESFIVNVYGPHDDAGKKLLLDSLGNLLVAHDSAWLLCGDFNEVREKSDRLNCEFIQYRANRFNRFIACNRLVDIPIGGRRFTRISDDGIKFSKLDRFLVTQKFLDLWEDLSIVALDRKLSDHCPLVLRDKVIDYGPKPFKVFDAWFDYEDVGKVVMDAWLIPVRGSRKDCIFRDKLKNVKSNLRVWSIRNFGELDSEKNSLKKEAGEWEKKAEVNALTEDERVLWLGCRKKWIEKDKVKAKMLRQKARIRWILDGDENSKFFHSSIKRKYSKCNIRGLNINGVWNDNPSEVKNAMLNHFKTRFQKTMWARPGMSGLIFSSLAQYGRSSINANRPEVVQLIGPDQITAVGLGVHGNPSARPDFGIDSAEAVILEQEFTEGEVLDAIK; this is encoded by the coding sequence ATGAAGATACTTTCCTTAAACGTGCGTGGCTTTGCGGTAGAGGGTAAATTTGGTTGGGTAAAGGAATTGTGTGGCTCCGAAAAACCTTGCATAGCGGCCGTTCAAGAGACTAAATGTAATACGGTGGGTGATTATTGGGTAGAATCCTTGTGGGGTAATGGTAATTTTGGATATATACAAAAAGAGGTGGTGGGTAATTCGGGGGGTCTCTTGCTTGTATGGGATACTTGTTCATTTGAGGCAACTGATGCAATGGGTAACGAATTCTTTCTAGCAATTAAGGGTAAATGGAAAGCGTCGGGGCAAGAATCATTCATTGTTAATGTTTACGGACCGCATGATGATGCCGGGAAAAAGTTATTATTGGATTCCTTAGGAAATCTTTTGGTAGCTCATGACTCGGCTTGGTTACTTTGTGGAGATTTTAATGAGGTTCGGGAGAAATCCGATAGACTTAATTGTGAATTCATCCAATACCGGGCCAATAGATTTAATAGGTTCATCGCATGTAATAGGTTGGTGGATATTCCAATCGGTGGGAGGCGTTTTACACGAATAAGTGATGATGGGATAAAATTTAGTAAACTCGATAGATTTCTTGTCACGCAAAAATTTTTGGACCTTTGGGAGGATCTTTCAATCGTTGCTTTGGATCGTAAGCTATCGGATCATTGCCCGTTAGTCTTACGCGACAAAGTGATTGATTATGGACCTAAACCTTTCAAGGTCTTTGATGCTTGGTTTGATTATGAAGATGTGGGCAAGGTTGTGATGGATGCTTGGTTAATTCCGGTTCGTGGGTCAAGAAAAGATTGTATTTTCAGGGACAAATTGAAAAATGTCAAGTCAAATCTTAGAGTGTGGAGCATTAGGAACTTTGGGGAACTTGACAGCGAGAAAAATTCTTTAAAAAAGGAAGCGGGGGAATGGGAAAAAAAGGCTGAAGTTAATGCTCTCACCGAGGATGAAAGGGTATTATGGCTTGGGTGTAGGAAAAAATGGATTGAGAAAGATAAAGTTAAAGCAAAAATGTTGAGGCAAAAGGCGCGGATTCGTTGGATTCTTGATGGAGACGAAAACTCAAAATTTTTTCACTCTTCCATCAAACGCAAATATTCAAAGTGTAATATTAGAGGACTCAACATTAATGGGGTGTGGAACGACAATCCATCGGAGGTCAAAAACGCCATGTTGAATCACTTCAAAACAAGATTTCAGAAAACCATGTGGGCTAGGCCTGGGATGTCAGGCCTCATTTTCTCGTCGCTGGCCCAGTATGGTCGATCCAGTATTAATGCAAACAGGCCTGAGGTGGTACAGCTTATTGGGCCTGATCAGATCACGGCTGTGGGCCTTGGAGTCCATGGCAACCCATCAGCTCGACCTGACTTTGGTATTGATTCGGCAGAGGCTGTAATACTGGAACAGGAATTTACGGAGGGAGAAGTTTTAGATGCAATTAAATGA